A single region of the Candidatus Poribacteria bacterium genome encodes:
- a CDS encoding phospholipid carrier-dependent glycosyltransferase, which translates to MPDSVPILQVKSDLNISKTFKKHSPVLLLVIVLLFSFGLKLNNLGHRSFGSVDECCHALVAKNLLKHPLKPTLIDVPYLPYSAATWSENHIWLHKPILPLWQICLSYWLLGVSTLALRIPSAILATLAAGLTYLIGTQFLTRRAAGIAAAIQAFSGFIMQLTHGYQFSDAIDISLLFYCELGIYGLVRAIKTGKWRFALLAGIAQGLGFLSKTYPAFIITGVAFATWLAPKFSLAKKKECHLRGQHILGMLITTILIAGPWMLYTALQYPVEFKIEHNYIFRHLTEDVEGWRAPWSKAFLYSAQILNLLTLPVVVAVCCSFFRLFREKNIGLYLLYAWGFGVLLPFSLATTKTPSATLISMPAFLLILGGFVERTTYHKPNDSPYRRGIRVVWATLLVILCIGEGIQAWRVTQTHNEHTLSEIAAFAEEHLPKNAVLLTEINVRKREAHYDYLRLMFFTEHTARPYYLKSEWKSLSQQVQEHGGIPYVVTFRELDLPLLFKSEADKRTIYLAEPSD; encoded by the coding sequence CTGCCCGACAGCGTGCCTATTCTTCAAGTGAAGTCAGATCTGAATATATCAAAAACTTTCAAAAAGCACTCCCCTGTACTCTTATTAGTCATTGTCCTACTTTTTTCGTTCGGACTGAAACTTAACAATCTCGGTCACCGAAGTTTTGGTAGTGTTGATGAGTGTTGTCATGCCCTCGTCGCTAAAAATCTTCTCAAACATCCCCTTAAGCCGACACTCATTGATGTTCCCTATCTTCCTTACAGTGCAGCAACGTGGAGTGAAAACCATATATGGCTCCACAAACCGATTCTTCCACTCTGGCAGATATGTCTCTCCTATTGGCTTTTAGGTGTTAGCACCCTTGCCCTTCGAATTCCCAGTGCGATTCTTGCCACTCTCGCTGCCGGGCTCACCTATCTGATTGGCACACAATTCTTAACGCGTCGTGCCGCGGGTATCGCTGCTGCTATTCAGGCGTTCTCGGGGTTTATCATGCAGTTGACGCACGGATACCAATTCAGCGATGCAATTGACATTTCACTGTTATTCTATTGTGAACTCGGTATTTATGGGCTTGTTCGTGCTATTAAGACTGGTAAGTGGCGTTTCGCCTTATTGGCGGGGATAGCTCAAGGGCTCGGCTTTCTTTCAAAAACCTATCCAGCATTTATTATCACCGGGGTTGCTTTCGCAACTTGGTTAGCACCCAAATTTAGTTTAGCAAAAAAGAAGGAGTGTCACCTCCGTGGACAGCATATTTTAGGCATGCTAATAACGACAATCCTCATCGCTGGACCGTGGATGTTGTACACCGCCCTTCAGTATCCAGTTGAGTTCAAAATTGAACATAATTACATTTTCAGGCATTTAACAGAAGACGTTGAGGGGTGGCGTGCCCCTTGGTCCAAAGCGTTTCTGTACAGTGCTCAGATATTGAACCTACTGACTCTCCCGGTTGTTGTGGCAGTTTGTTGTTCGTTTTTTCGCCTTTTCCGCGAGAAAAATATCGGTCTCTATCTACTTTATGCCTGGGGGTTTGGGGTTTTACTCCCTTTTTCGCTCGCCACCACGAAAACGCCGAGTGCGACACTCATCAGTATGCCCGCGTTTTTATTGATACTCGGTGGCTTCGTAGAGCGGACCACATACCACAAACCCAACGACTCCCCCTACAGACGCGGGATTCGTGTCGTTTGGGCAACCCTGCTCGTGATCCTATGCATTGGAGAGGGTATTCAGGCTTGGCGGGTCACCCAAACTCACAATGAACATACGCTCTCTGAGATTGCGGCGTTTGCAGAGGAACACCTGCCGAAAAATGCTGTGCTTCTCACCGAAATTAATGTCCGGAAAAGAGAAGCCCACTATGATTACCTCCGTCTGATGTTCTTCACAGAGCATACCGCGCGTCCCTACTATTTAAAAAGTGAATGGAAATCTCTCAGCCAACAGGTTCAAGAACACGGTGGCATTCCCTACGTTGTCACCTTTCGCGAGCTCGACTTACCTTTACTCTTCAAAAGCGAAGCAGATAAGCGGACAATATATTTGGCGGAACCCAGCGACTAA
- a CDS encoding P-II family nitrogen regulator, whose protein sequence is MKKLECIIRPFKLEEVKEALSSVGVRGMTVSEVRGFGRSRGHTELYRGSEYTIEFVPKLKIEIVVAEENVDKVVEAVQQAASTGKIGDGKIFVLPIDETIRIRTGERGPAAV, encoded by the coding sequence ATGAAAAAGCTAGAATGTATTATCCGCCCCTTCAAATTGGAGGAGGTCAAAGAGGCACTCAGCAGTGTGGGTGTTCGGGGCATGACAGTCAGCGAAGTTCGTGGTTTCGGACGTAGCCGTGGGCATACCGAATTGTACCGCGGTAGCGAATACACCATCGAATTTGTTCCAAAGTTAAAAATCGAAATTGTTGTTGCAGAAGAGAACGTTGACAAAGTGGTTGAAGCCGTGCAACAGGCTGCTTCGACAGGTAAAATCGGCGATGGCAAAATCTTCGTCCTGCCCATTGATGAAACCATCCGTATCCGTACAGGTGAAAGAGGTCCTGCCGCTGTTTAA